A genome region from Celeribacter baekdonensis includes the following:
- a CDS encoding glutathione S-transferase family protein: MKLFHSPGSCSLGIRILLEQIGCPYTVEVTDLKQGAQRSASYLALNPKGKVPALLLPNGDVLTEFPVIAYWLARRFPDAALLPKALEQEVRVMELTEHIVSGLHMRGSVFAMMPQKFTSDPTVQTELRQHGQGVVTDGFDRLTRQLGDGPYLFDGFTIADAAAYYLLSWHDRIGVELPAALQAYVDRLSQRPSIVASLA, encoded by the coding sequence ATGAAACTGTTCCATTCTCCGGGCTCCTGCTCACTGGGTATTCGTATTCTGCTCGAACAGATCGGGTGCCCCTACACGGTGGAGGTCACGGACCTGAAACAGGGCGCGCAGCGCAGCGCATCCTATCTGGCGCTGAACCCAAAGGGAAAGGTGCCGGCGCTGTTGCTGCCGAATGGCGATGTTTTGACCGAATTTCCGGTGATTGCCTATTGGCTGGCCCGCCGCTTTCCAGATGCGGCGCTGTTGCCCAAAGCGTTGGAGCAGGAGGTGCGTGTGATGGAACTGACCGAACATATCGTCTCTGGCCTGCATATGCGGGGGTCGGTGTTTGCCATGATGCCGCAGAAATTCACCTCCGATCCGACGGTTCAGACGGAGTTGCGTCAGCACGGGCAGGGCGTTGTGACCGACGGGTTTGATCGCCTCACCCGTCAACTCGGCGACGGACCTTATCTGTTCGACGGGTTCACCATCGCAGATGCTGCCGCCTATTATCTTTTGTCATGGCACGACCGGATTGGCGTCGAGCTTCCGGCTGCCCTTCAGGCCTATGTCGACCGGCTGTCACAGCGGCCTTCGATTGTCGCAAGCCTCGCGTGA
- a CDS encoding DNA-binding transcriptional regulator, with amino-acid sequence MMASGSDTSATSSGGSVRALARGLAILRYVNRMGETRPGEIAKALNLPRPTVYRLLETLEELGYVAFSATSNYVRVTRFAAALGDGYALTSELSQAAGPLFAEYGQRLVWPLDLTIYNNAAMVIQETTHGRSPLSIDRGMTGYKLPVLRTSAGRAYLSFCSDEERLLILEHLRRLNDPEDVPFLEPRWLEQLFEQTRARGVAIRDSGEFRAQTASLAVPIRSGGNVLGCVSIIWIRSAMSTGKARETFTAALSELADKIAGSLPD; translated from the coding sequence ATGATGGCTTCTGGTTCCGACACCTCTGCGACCTCTTCTGGCGGGTCCGTGCGCGCGCTTGCGCGTGGGCTTGCCATTTTGCGCTATGTGAACCGGATGGGCGAAACCCGACCCGGTGAAATTGCCAAGGCGCTGAACCTGCCGCGCCCGACCGTCTACCGGCTTTTGGAAACGTTGGAGGAATTGGGCTATGTCGCCTTTTCCGCCACCTCCAATTATGTGCGCGTGACGCGATTTGCCGCCGCTTTGGGCGATGGCTATGCCTTGACCTCTGAACTGTCACAGGCGGCGGGGCCTTTGTTTGCCGAATATGGTCAACGGCTTGTCTGGCCGCTTGATCTGACCATTTACAACAATGCAGCGATGGTCATTCAGGAGACCACCCATGGCCGGTCTCCGCTGTCGATTGACCGGGGCATGACCGGGTATAAATTACCGGTGTTGCGCACCTCGGCGGGGCGGGCCTATCTGAGTTTTTGTTCGGATGAGGAACGGCTTTTGATCCTAGAACATCTGCGTCGGCTCAATGATCCTGAGGATGTTCCGTTTTTGGAACCGCGCTGGTTGGAGCAATTGTTTGAACAGACCCGCGCACGTGGCGTCGCCATCCGCGACAGTGGCGAATTTCGCGCGCAAACAGCATCGCTTGCCGTGCCGATCAGATCGGGCGGCAATGTTTTGGGCTGTGTCTCGATCATCTGGATTCGCAGCGCCATGAGCACCGGCAAAGCGCGCGAGACCTTCACCGCAGCTCTCTCAGAGCTTGCCGATAAAATCGCCGGGTCCTTGCCGGATTGA